A genome region from Penicillium psychrofluorescens genome assembly, chromosome: 3 includes the following:
- a CDS encoding uncharacterized protein (ID:PFLUO_004320-T1.cds;~source:funannotate), whose protein sequence is MPEEQQPQVPRLPGPAFDKIENFNFLLSRHDPAAKTRHYSFDADTGLVPFANVNMDYDQTEGMGGLSVSSYDSIEDERTSLDLRGYPYHGATGDKSINYSIPDHMMPYSAHSIYPPVPFAPDELGHATGALTPSDVSSSISPPNGQMSNAKYSTSIPGDRIAAALNQEEHGRVAAEEDRRRRNTAASARFRMKKKQREQVLERTVRETTEKNASLEARVAQLEMENRWLKNLLTEKHEATSTRTMPPPPSDGTALKQKASSSSGSSGSGQKHIQPKKKGVGTDE, encoded by the exons ATGCCCGAGGAACAACAACCTCAGGTCCCTCGTCTGCCTGGCCCGGCCTTCGATAAGATCGAGAATTTCAACTTCTTGCTCTCACGGCACGATCCCGCGGCCAAGACTCGGCACTATTCGTTTGATGCTGACACCGGGCTGGTCCCGTTTGCCAACGTCAATATGGATTACGACCAGACGGAGGGCATGGGCGGACTTTCCGTCAGCTCGTACGATAGCATAGAGGACGAGCGCACTTCGCTAGATCTCCGCGGATATCCCTATCATG GCGCCACTGGAGACAAGTCCATCAACTACTCCATTCCCGATCATATGATGCCCTACTCGGCTCATTCGATCTACCCGCCCGTGCCGTTCGCGCCGGACGAGCTGGGCCATGCCACGGGGGCTCTGACGCCCTCGGATGTGTCAtcgtccatctcgccgcCCAACGGCCAGATGAGCAACGCCAAGTACTCCACATCCATCCCCGGTGAccgcatcgccgccgccctcaATCAGGAGGAGCATGGCCGcgtcgccgccgaggaggaccgTCGTCGTCGCAACACCGCCGCATCGGCCCGCTTCcgcatgaagaagaagcagcgcgAGCAGGTTCTCGAGCGCACCGTCCGTGAGACTACAGAGAAGAACGCTTCCCTGGAGGCTCGCGTGGCCCAGCTCGAGATGGAGAATCGCTGGCTGAAGAATCTCCTGACCGAAAAACATGAGGCTACTTCCACCCGCACTATGCCTCCACCACCTAGTGACGGCACTGCCCTGAAGCAGAAAGCCTCGAGTTCCAGTGGCTCCAGCGGCTCCGGTCAAAAACACATCCAACCTAAAAAGAAGGGCGTGGGCACTGATGAGTAA